In Portunus trituberculatus isolate SZX2019 chromosome 36, ASM1759143v1, whole genome shotgun sequence, one DNA window encodes the following:
- the LOC123513503 gene encoding general vesicular transport factor p115-like isoform X2: MDYFRSVTQSVLGAPQPGQQPSGADTVERLIDRVQSSTLLEDRRDGCRALKSMSRKYRVLVGAHGMDTLIQVLEADRSDHEIVNYAIETLVHITSPETFQEEMEENGELSEASYSSVVGEQFTEIFTKRQENIELLINLLDEFDFKVRYPTVKLLTNLLKNRPKDLQETILVVPSGVSKLMDLLSDSREVVRNDALLLLTQLTKNNTNLQKIVAFENGYDHIFAIIKSEGYADGGVVVEDCLILMLNLLRNNPSNQTFFKEGSYIQRLTSFFILPMDNKEGWSAQKVTNIHYMLQLVRSLVAPQNPAQAVTSCQRVMNQCGLLQNLTALLMASGVPVDILTDTINTVSDMIRGNMPNQEFFASMMAPSTPPRPAIVVLLMSMVNDKQPFVLRCAVLYCFQCFLYRNQTGQAQIIQTLLPQTADEANSITAGQLLCSGLFSSDPVSNWFAAVALSHSLVDNLSQKENMLRVQLATSVGSQPVSLMQQCTSILQAGPKVLTRLGILMLLSTWLAHSPMAVQTFLAIPAAVPHLTTHVSANEHDELEIVCQGLCAFLLGMCIQFNDGSGTSFSTDSLRQLVTDRIGAEMFTDKLSNILRTEAYTKAVKSPQLAVKQPSDLVFDHQFCRLFKSLEVTCLRAVTPQLAGGSSAEVTPVEVTKYKDIIRDQDAEITQLRERLAGVQKEVEELKVGKEQMSAQVQQLHDENTVLRVQQGISRETEVTKEESEQNTTVTTTADTTAATTTAATTTTTDTAPATTDPATEQQQMEQLTLLQQQLAEMTHARDYYYYEMYKKDTELTAMQQQLQQLQQQQQQQSSEVQQQQQQQQQTCGQQQASTVTQQTNNHLDSQNAADFFDSLSNPEMENLRKQLEDLQLVLYNKDSEIQQLKEAAAQAPPHSEHNGTVERETEVSGEHLDEAAQARLQQECATLKQQVKDYEIHVKQLQTQLETAAAAAAAATAASVAVGTGSGNTAEARCKQLEEELDTIKREQEDLLVLVTDQDSKMSEYRRKLRTYGEDVTEDEDEEDEDGDFAITENYDDDLEDIQ; this comes from the exons ATGGATTACTTCAGGTCCGTCACCCAGTCTGTGTTGGGCGCCCCCCAGCCAGGCCAGCAGCCGTCAGGGGCAGACACG GTTGAGCGACTGATAGACCGAGTGCAGTCGTCCACGCTGCTGGAGGACCGACGTGATGGCTGCCGGGCCCTCAAATCCATGTCCCGCAAGTACAGAGTGCTGGTGGGCGCCCATGGGATGGACACCCTCATACAG GTGTTGGAAGCAGACCGCAGCGACCATGAGATTGTCAACTATGCCATTGAGACGCTGGTCCACATCACCTCCCCAGAAACCTTCCAGGAGGAGATGG AAGAGAATGGGGAGTTGTCAGAGGCCAGCTATTCCTCCGTGGTCGGAGAACAATTCACTGAGATCTTCACCAAGAGGCAGGAGAACATTGAGCTCCTTATCAACCTCTTAGACGAGTTTGATTTCAAAGTGCGTTACCCAACTGTCAAGCTGCTCACCAACCTTCTCAAAAACAG GCCCAAGGATCTGCAAGAGACAATCTTGGTTGTTCCCAGCGGAGTGTCCAAGCTGATGGATCTTCTGTCAGACAGCCGAGAAGTTGTCAggaatgat GCCCTGCTGCTCCTGACGCAGCTTACCAAGAACAACACAAACCTGCAGAAGATAGTGGCCTTTGAGAATGGCTACGACCACATCTTTGCTATCATCAAGAGTGAAGGGTATGCCGacggtggcgtggtggtggaggactgTCTCATCCTCATGCTCAACCTCCTCCGCAACAACCCGTCCAACCAAACGTTCTTTAAGGAAG GGAGCTACATACAGAGactcacttccttcttcatcctgcCCATGGACAACAAGGAGGGCTGGTCGGCACAGAAAGTCACCAACATCCATTACATGCTACAG CTTGTGAGGTCACTAGTGGCCCCACAGAACCCAGCCCAGGCGGTGACCTCCTGCCAGCGGGTCATGAACCAGTGTGGCTTGCTGCAGAACCTGACGGCCTTGCTCATGGCCTCGGGTGTGCCGGTGGACATCCTCACGGACACCATCAACACTGTGTCCGACATGATCCGAGGCAATATGCCCAACCAAGAGTTCTTTGCCAGCATGATGGCGCCCTCCACCCCACCCAG ACCTGCCATTGTAGTGCTGCTGATGTCGATGGTGAATGACAAGCAGCCGTTCGTCCTACGCTGTGCTGTCCTGTATTGCTTCCAGTGCTTCCTCTACCGCAACCAGACCGGCCAAGCACAGATCATCCAGACACTCCTGCCACAGACGGCTGACG AAG CCAACTCCATCACAGCTGGCCAGCTCCTCTGCAGCGGCCTCTTCTCTTCCGACCCCGTGTCCAACTGGTTTGCTGCTGTGGCCTTGAGTCACTCCTTGGTGGACAACCTTAGCCAGAAG GAGAACATGCTGCGGGTGCAGCTGGCCACCAGTGTGGGCAGCCAACCAGTGTCCCTGATGCAGCAGTGCACCTCCATCCTGCAGGCGGGGCCCAAGGTGCTCACACGCCTGGGGATCCTCATGCTGCTGTCCACCTGGCTGGCCCACAGTCCCATGGCCGTCCAGACCTTCCTTGCCATCCCTGCCGCcgtccctcacctcaccacacac GTCAGTGCCAATGAACACGATGAGCTGGAGATCGTGTGTCAGGGCCTGTGTGCCTTCCTCCTTGGCATGTGCATTCAGTTCAACGATGGCAGTGGCACCAGCTTCTCCACTGACTCACTCCGGCAGCTGGTGACGGACAGGATTGGGGCAGAAATGTTCACCGACAAACTGAGCAACATTCTAAGGACGGAGGCATACACCAAGGCAGTGAAGTCGCCTCAGCTGGCTGTGAAGCAGCCGTCCGACCTGGTGTTTGATCACCAGTTTTGCCGGCTCTTTAAAAGCCTGGAGG TGACGTGTCTGCGTGCTGTGACGCCTCAGCTGGCTGGCGGGAGCAGTGCAGAGGTGACGCCCGTGGAGGTGACTAAGTACAAGGACATCATTCGGGATCAGGATGCTGAGATCACCCAGCTGCGGGAGCGTCTGGCAGGGGtgcagaaggaggtggaggagctgaAGGTTGGCAAGGAGCAGATGTCCGCACAAGTCCAGCAGCTCCATGATGAGAACACTG TGTTGAGAGTGCAGCAAGGCATCTCCAGGGAAACAGAAGTCACAAAGGAGGAGAGCGAGCAaaacaccaccgtcaccaccacagcagacaccactgctgccaccaccactgccgccaccaccaccaccaccgacacagCCCCTGCCACCACTGACCCCGCCACAGAGCAGCAGCAGATGGAACAGCTGACTCTCCTCCAGCAGCAGCTTGCTGAGATGACACACGCCAgggactactattactatgagATGTACAAGAAGGACACAGAACTCACTGCCATG CAACAGCAACTTCAGcaactacagcagcagcagcagcagcagagtagtgaagtccagcagcagcagcagcagcagcagcagacttgtGGACAGCAGCAAGCCTCTACAGTTACCCAACAG ACCAACAATCACCTTGACAGTCAGAATGCAGCTGATTTCTTTGACTCTTTGTCCAACCCGGAAATGGAGAACCTTCGCAAGCAGCTGGAGGACCTTCAGTTAGTGCTTTACAACAAGGACTCAGAGATACAGCAGCTGAAGGAGGCAGCTGCTCAGGCCCCACCACACAGTGAGCACAATGGCACagtggagagggagacggag gtgtCTGGAGAACACCTAGATGAAGCTGCACAAGCCAGGCTGCAGCAGGAGTGTGCAACTTTAAAGCAGCAAGTTAAAGATTATGAAATTCACGTCAAGCAACTGCAAACACAGCTGGaaacagcagcggcagcagcagcagcagcaacagcagcctcAGTGGCAGTGGGAACGGGCTCTGGGAACACAGCTGAGGCACGATGCAAGCAGCTGGAG gaggaGCTGGACACCATCAAGAGGGAACAGGAGGACTTACTGGTGCTGGTGACTGATCAAGACAGCAAGATGTCCGAGTACCGCCGCAAACTGAGGACCTATGGGGAGGACGTgacagaggatgaggatgaggaggatgaggatggagACTTTGCCATCACCGAGAACTACGACGATGATCTGGAGGACATTCAGTGA
- the LOC123513503 gene encoding general vesicular transport factor p115-like isoform X3: MDYFRSVTQSVLGAPQPGQQPSGADTVERLIDRVQSSTLLEDRRDGCRALKSMSRKYRVLVGAHGMDTLIQVLEADRSDHEIVNYAIETLVHITSPETFQEEMEENGELSEASYSSVVGEQFTEIFTKRQENIELLINLLDEFDFKVRYPTVKLLTNLLKNRPKDLQETILVVPSGVSKLMDLLSDSREVVRNDALLLLTQLTKNNTNLQKIVAFENGYDHIFAIIKSEGYADGGVVVEDCLILMLNLLRNNPSNQTFFKEGSYIQRLTSFFILPMDNKEGWSAQKVTNIHYMLQLVRSLVAPQNPAQAVTSCQRVMNQCGLLQNLTALLMASGVPVDILTDTINTVSDMIRGNMPNQEFFASMMAPSTPPRPAIVVLLMSMVNDKQPFVLRCAVLYCFQCFLYRNQTGQAQIIQTLLPQTADANSITAGQLLCSGLFSSDPVSNWFAAVALSHSLVDNLSQKENMLRVQLATSVGSQPVSLMQQCTSILQAGPKVLTRLGILMLLSTWLAHSPMAVQTFLAIPAAVPHLTTHVSANEHDELEIVCQGLCAFLLGMCIQFNDGSGTSFSTDSLRQLVTDRIGAEMFTDKLSNILRTEAYTKAVKSPQLAVKQPSDLVFDHQFCRLFKSLEVTCLRAVTPQLAGGSSAEVTPVEVTKYKDIIRDQDAEITQLRERLAGVQKEVEELKVGKEQMSAQVQQLHDENTVLRVQQGISRETEVTKEESEQNTTVTTTADTTAATTTAATTTTTDTAPATTDPATEQQQMEQLTLLQQQLAEMTHARDYYYYEMYKKDTELTAMQQQLQQLQQQQQQQSSEVQQQQQQQQQTCGQQQASTVTQQTNNHLDSQNAADFFDSLSNPEMENLRKQLEDLQLVLYNKDSEIQQLKEAAAQAPPHSEHNGTVERETEVSGEHLDEAAQARLQQECATLKQQVKDYEIHVKQLQTQLETAAAAAAAATAASVAVGTGSGNTAEARCKQLEEELDTIKREQEDLLVLVTDQDSKMSEYRRKLRTYGEDVTEDEDEEDEDGDFAITENYDDDLEDIQ; encoded by the exons ATGGATTACTTCAGGTCCGTCACCCAGTCTGTGTTGGGCGCCCCCCAGCCAGGCCAGCAGCCGTCAGGGGCAGACACG GTTGAGCGACTGATAGACCGAGTGCAGTCGTCCACGCTGCTGGAGGACCGACGTGATGGCTGCCGGGCCCTCAAATCCATGTCCCGCAAGTACAGAGTGCTGGTGGGCGCCCATGGGATGGACACCCTCATACAG GTGTTGGAAGCAGACCGCAGCGACCATGAGATTGTCAACTATGCCATTGAGACGCTGGTCCACATCACCTCCCCAGAAACCTTCCAGGAGGAGATGG AAGAGAATGGGGAGTTGTCAGAGGCCAGCTATTCCTCCGTGGTCGGAGAACAATTCACTGAGATCTTCACCAAGAGGCAGGAGAACATTGAGCTCCTTATCAACCTCTTAGACGAGTTTGATTTCAAAGTGCGTTACCCAACTGTCAAGCTGCTCACCAACCTTCTCAAAAACAG GCCCAAGGATCTGCAAGAGACAATCTTGGTTGTTCCCAGCGGAGTGTCCAAGCTGATGGATCTTCTGTCAGACAGCCGAGAAGTTGTCAggaatgat GCCCTGCTGCTCCTGACGCAGCTTACCAAGAACAACACAAACCTGCAGAAGATAGTGGCCTTTGAGAATGGCTACGACCACATCTTTGCTATCATCAAGAGTGAAGGGTATGCCGacggtggcgtggtggtggaggactgTCTCATCCTCATGCTCAACCTCCTCCGCAACAACCCGTCCAACCAAACGTTCTTTAAGGAAG GGAGCTACATACAGAGactcacttccttcttcatcctgcCCATGGACAACAAGGAGGGCTGGTCGGCACAGAAAGTCACCAACATCCATTACATGCTACAG CTTGTGAGGTCACTAGTGGCCCCACAGAACCCAGCCCAGGCGGTGACCTCCTGCCAGCGGGTCATGAACCAGTGTGGCTTGCTGCAGAACCTGACGGCCTTGCTCATGGCCTCGGGTGTGCCGGTGGACATCCTCACGGACACCATCAACACTGTGTCCGACATGATCCGAGGCAATATGCCCAACCAAGAGTTCTTTGCCAGCATGATGGCGCCCTCCACCCCACCCAG ACCTGCCATTGTAGTGCTGCTGATGTCGATGGTGAATGACAAGCAGCCGTTCGTCCTACGCTGTGCTGTCCTGTATTGCTTCCAGTGCTTCCTCTACCGCAACCAGACCGGCCAAGCACAGATCATCCAGACACTCCTGCCACAGACGGCTGACG CCAACTCCATCACAGCTGGCCAGCTCCTCTGCAGCGGCCTCTTCTCTTCCGACCCCGTGTCCAACTGGTTTGCTGCTGTGGCCTTGAGTCACTCCTTGGTGGACAACCTTAGCCAGAAG GAGAACATGCTGCGGGTGCAGCTGGCCACCAGTGTGGGCAGCCAACCAGTGTCCCTGATGCAGCAGTGCACCTCCATCCTGCAGGCGGGGCCCAAGGTGCTCACACGCCTGGGGATCCTCATGCTGCTGTCCACCTGGCTGGCCCACAGTCCCATGGCCGTCCAGACCTTCCTTGCCATCCCTGCCGCcgtccctcacctcaccacacac GTCAGTGCCAATGAACACGATGAGCTGGAGATCGTGTGTCAGGGCCTGTGTGCCTTCCTCCTTGGCATGTGCATTCAGTTCAACGATGGCAGTGGCACCAGCTTCTCCACTGACTCACTCCGGCAGCTGGTGACGGACAGGATTGGGGCAGAAATGTTCACCGACAAACTGAGCAACATTCTAAGGACGGAGGCATACACCAAGGCAGTGAAGTCGCCTCAGCTGGCTGTGAAGCAGCCGTCCGACCTGGTGTTTGATCACCAGTTTTGCCGGCTCTTTAAAAGCCTGGAGG TGACGTGTCTGCGTGCTGTGACGCCTCAGCTGGCTGGCGGGAGCAGTGCAGAGGTGACGCCCGTGGAGGTGACTAAGTACAAGGACATCATTCGGGATCAGGATGCTGAGATCACCCAGCTGCGGGAGCGTCTGGCAGGGGtgcagaaggaggtggaggagctgaAGGTTGGCAAGGAGCAGATGTCCGCACAAGTCCAGCAGCTCCATGATGAGAACACTG TGTTGAGAGTGCAGCAAGGCATCTCCAGGGAAACAGAAGTCACAAAGGAGGAGAGCGAGCAaaacaccaccgtcaccaccacagcagacaccactgctgccaccaccactgccgccaccaccaccaccaccgacacagCCCCTGCCACCACTGACCCCGCCACAGAGCAGCAGCAGATGGAACAGCTGACTCTCCTCCAGCAGCAGCTTGCTGAGATGACACACGCCAgggactactattactatgagATGTACAAGAAGGACACAGAACTCACTGCCATG CAACAGCAACTTCAGcaactacagcagcagcagcagcagcagagtagtgaagtccagcagcagcagcagcagcagcagcagacttgtGGACAGCAGCAAGCCTCTACAGTTACCCAACAG ACCAACAATCACCTTGACAGTCAGAATGCAGCTGATTTCTTTGACTCTTTGTCCAACCCGGAAATGGAGAACCTTCGCAAGCAGCTGGAGGACCTTCAGTTAGTGCTTTACAACAAGGACTCAGAGATACAGCAGCTGAAGGAGGCAGCTGCTCAGGCCCCACCACACAGTGAGCACAATGGCACagtggagagggagacggag gtgtCTGGAGAACACCTAGATGAAGCTGCACAAGCCAGGCTGCAGCAGGAGTGTGCAACTTTAAAGCAGCAAGTTAAAGATTATGAAATTCACGTCAAGCAACTGCAAACACAGCTGGaaacagcagcggcagcagcagcagcagcaacagcagcctcAGTGGCAGTGGGAACGGGCTCTGGGAACACAGCTGAGGCACGATGCAAGCAGCTGGAG gaggaGCTGGACACCATCAAGAGGGAACAGGAGGACTTACTGGTGCTGGTGACTGATCAAGACAGCAAGATGTCCGAGTACCGCCGCAAACTGAGGACCTATGGGGAGGACGTgacagaggatgaggatgaggaggatgaggatggagACTTTGCCATCACCGAGAACTACGACGATGATCTGGAGGACATTCAGTGA
- the LOC123513503 gene encoding general vesicular transport factor p115-like isoform X1, with product MDYFRSVTQSVLGAPQPGQQPSGADTVERLIDRVQSSTLLEDRRDGCRALKSMSRKYRVLVGAHGMDTLIQVLEADRSDHEIVNYAIETLVHITSPETFQEEMEENGELSEASYSSVVGEQFTEIFTKRQENIELLINLLDEFDFKVRYPTVKLLTNLLKNRPKDLQETILVVPSGVSKLMDLLSDSREVVRNDALLLLTQLTKNNTNLQKIVAFENGYDHIFAIIKSEGYADGGVVVEDCLILMLNLLRNNPSNQTFFKEGSYIQRLTSFFILPMDNKEGWSAQKVTNIHYMLQLVRSLVAPQNPAQAVTSCQRVMNQCGLLQNLTALLMASGVPVDILTDTINTVSDMIRGNMPNQEFFASMMAPSTPPRPAIVVLLMSMVNDKQPFVLRCAVLYCFQCFLYRNQTGQAQIIQTLLPQTADVVPGAKPFPNSITAGQLLCSGLFSSDPVSNWFAAVALSHSLVDNLSQKENMLRVQLATSVGSQPVSLMQQCTSILQAGPKVLTRLGILMLLSTWLAHSPMAVQTFLAIPAAVPHLTTHVSANEHDELEIVCQGLCAFLLGMCIQFNDGSGTSFSTDSLRQLVTDRIGAEMFTDKLSNILRTEAYTKAVKSPQLAVKQPSDLVFDHQFCRLFKSLEVTCLRAVTPQLAGGSSAEVTPVEVTKYKDIIRDQDAEITQLRERLAGVQKEVEELKVGKEQMSAQVQQLHDENTVLRVQQGISRETEVTKEESEQNTTVTTTADTTAATTTAATTTTTDTAPATTDPATEQQQMEQLTLLQQQLAEMTHARDYYYYEMYKKDTELTAMQQQLQQLQQQQQQQSSEVQQQQQQQQQTCGQQQASTVTQQTNNHLDSQNAADFFDSLSNPEMENLRKQLEDLQLVLYNKDSEIQQLKEAAAQAPPHSEHNGTVERETEVSGEHLDEAAQARLQQECATLKQQVKDYEIHVKQLQTQLETAAAAAAAATAASVAVGTGSGNTAEARCKQLEEELDTIKREQEDLLVLVTDQDSKMSEYRRKLRTYGEDVTEDEDEEDEDGDFAITENYDDDLEDIQ from the exons ATGGATTACTTCAGGTCCGTCACCCAGTCTGTGTTGGGCGCCCCCCAGCCAGGCCAGCAGCCGTCAGGGGCAGACACG GTTGAGCGACTGATAGACCGAGTGCAGTCGTCCACGCTGCTGGAGGACCGACGTGATGGCTGCCGGGCCCTCAAATCCATGTCCCGCAAGTACAGAGTGCTGGTGGGCGCCCATGGGATGGACACCCTCATACAG GTGTTGGAAGCAGACCGCAGCGACCATGAGATTGTCAACTATGCCATTGAGACGCTGGTCCACATCACCTCCCCAGAAACCTTCCAGGAGGAGATGG AAGAGAATGGGGAGTTGTCAGAGGCCAGCTATTCCTCCGTGGTCGGAGAACAATTCACTGAGATCTTCACCAAGAGGCAGGAGAACATTGAGCTCCTTATCAACCTCTTAGACGAGTTTGATTTCAAAGTGCGTTACCCAACTGTCAAGCTGCTCACCAACCTTCTCAAAAACAG GCCCAAGGATCTGCAAGAGACAATCTTGGTTGTTCCCAGCGGAGTGTCCAAGCTGATGGATCTTCTGTCAGACAGCCGAGAAGTTGTCAggaatgat GCCCTGCTGCTCCTGACGCAGCTTACCAAGAACAACACAAACCTGCAGAAGATAGTGGCCTTTGAGAATGGCTACGACCACATCTTTGCTATCATCAAGAGTGAAGGGTATGCCGacggtggcgtggtggtggaggactgTCTCATCCTCATGCTCAACCTCCTCCGCAACAACCCGTCCAACCAAACGTTCTTTAAGGAAG GGAGCTACATACAGAGactcacttccttcttcatcctgcCCATGGACAACAAGGAGGGCTGGTCGGCACAGAAAGTCACCAACATCCATTACATGCTACAG CTTGTGAGGTCACTAGTGGCCCCACAGAACCCAGCCCAGGCGGTGACCTCCTGCCAGCGGGTCATGAACCAGTGTGGCTTGCTGCAGAACCTGACGGCCTTGCTCATGGCCTCGGGTGTGCCGGTGGACATCCTCACGGACACCATCAACACTGTGTCCGACATGATCCGAGGCAATATGCCCAACCAAGAGTTCTTTGCCAGCATGATGGCGCCCTCCACCCCACCCAG ACCTGCCATTGTAGTGCTGCTGATGTCGATGGTGAATGACAAGCAGCCGTTCGTCCTACGCTGTGCTGTCCTGTATTGCTTCCAGTGCTTCCTCTACCGCAACCAGACCGGCCAAGCACAGATCATCCAGACACTCCTGCCACAGACGGCTGACG TTGTACCCGGAGCTAAACCATTTC CCAACTCCATCACAGCTGGCCAGCTCCTCTGCAGCGGCCTCTTCTCTTCCGACCCCGTGTCCAACTGGTTTGCTGCTGTGGCCTTGAGTCACTCCTTGGTGGACAACCTTAGCCAGAAG GAGAACATGCTGCGGGTGCAGCTGGCCACCAGTGTGGGCAGCCAACCAGTGTCCCTGATGCAGCAGTGCACCTCCATCCTGCAGGCGGGGCCCAAGGTGCTCACACGCCTGGGGATCCTCATGCTGCTGTCCACCTGGCTGGCCCACAGTCCCATGGCCGTCCAGACCTTCCTTGCCATCCCTGCCGCcgtccctcacctcaccacacac GTCAGTGCCAATGAACACGATGAGCTGGAGATCGTGTGTCAGGGCCTGTGTGCCTTCCTCCTTGGCATGTGCATTCAGTTCAACGATGGCAGTGGCACCAGCTTCTCCACTGACTCACTCCGGCAGCTGGTGACGGACAGGATTGGGGCAGAAATGTTCACCGACAAACTGAGCAACATTCTAAGGACGGAGGCATACACCAAGGCAGTGAAGTCGCCTCAGCTGGCTGTGAAGCAGCCGTCCGACCTGGTGTTTGATCACCAGTTTTGCCGGCTCTTTAAAAGCCTGGAGG TGACGTGTCTGCGTGCTGTGACGCCTCAGCTGGCTGGCGGGAGCAGTGCAGAGGTGACGCCCGTGGAGGTGACTAAGTACAAGGACATCATTCGGGATCAGGATGCTGAGATCACCCAGCTGCGGGAGCGTCTGGCAGGGGtgcagaaggaggtggaggagctgaAGGTTGGCAAGGAGCAGATGTCCGCACAAGTCCAGCAGCTCCATGATGAGAACACTG TGTTGAGAGTGCAGCAAGGCATCTCCAGGGAAACAGAAGTCACAAAGGAGGAGAGCGAGCAaaacaccaccgtcaccaccacagcagacaccactgctgccaccaccactgccgccaccaccaccaccaccgacacagCCCCTGCCACCACTGACCCCGCCACAGAGCAGCAGCAGATGGAACAGCTGACTCTCCTCCAGCAGCAGCTTGCTGAGATGACACACGCCAgggactactattactatgagATGTACAAGAAGGACACAGAACTCACTGCCATG CAACAGCAACTTCAGcaactacagcagcagcagcagcagcagagtagtgaagtccagcagcagcagcagcagcagcagcagacttgtGGACAGCAGCAAGCCTCTACAGTTACCCAACAG ACCAACAATCACCTTGACAGTCAGAATGCAGCTGATTTCTTTGACTCTTTGTCCAACCCGGAAATGGAGAACCTTCGCAAGCAGCTGGAGGACCTTCAGTTAGTGCTTTACAACAAGGACTCAGAGATACAGCAGCTGAAGGAGGCAGCTGCTCAGGCCCCACCACACAGTGAGCACAATGGCACagtggagagggagacggag gtgtCTGGAGAACACCTAGATGAAGCTGCACAAGCCAGGCTGCAGCAGGAGTGTGCAACTTTAAAGCAGCAAGTTAAAGATTATGAAATTCACGTCAAGCAACTGCAAACACAGCTGGaaacagcagcggcagcagcagcagcagcaacagcagcctcAGTGGCAGTGGGAACGGGCTCTGGGAACACAGCTGAGGCACGATGCAAGCAGCTGGAG gaggaGCTGGACACCATCAAGAGGGAACAGGAGGACTTACTGGTGCTGGTGACTGATCAAGACAGCAAGATGTCCGAGTACCGCCGCAAACTGAGGACCTATGGGGAGGACGTgacagaggatgaggatgaggaggatgaggatggagACTTTGCCATCACCGAGAACTACGACGATGATCTGGAGGACATTCAGTGA